The stretch of DNA GTTGGTTAAAAGGGAGGTGGTATTAAGTATAAGATAATAAAAGGACAATAGTAAAGTAAGTACCGATGTGGAATTTTAGATCCACCACTCGGAACTCCAACTCTAATAATTTTCGAGTATCAAAAATAACATCCAGTTGTTCCAGCATCAGGCAGTCTTTTTTCTCAGAAGGGTCCAGGTCTTCTAATTGCCGAGGGGATTGAAGGTTAGGCGATTGGCACCAATATAAGGGGAAGCCTTCTAGGAGGGAAGGGCTGTGATCGGGAGCgactatttttatgaaaataccCTTGAAACCCTTATAAGAAGAGTTGTATAAGGTTAGGAGAGCTCGGCCACTAACACCACTAAGGGAAGCTAATAGTTGTTTATGGGGAGCTCGTAATTCAAAGAAATAGAGAAACATATTGCTTGAGGGGGTGATACCGAAGTGGGTGCATAAAATTTGGAAGGCACGAATGAAAGCCCAGCTGTTAGGGTGTAGTTGGCACGGAGAGACATTCAGGATGGTGAGGAGTTCTTTTTCGAAGGTATTAAAAGGAAGTCGTAAACCTAGTTTTTCAAATAAGGTGACATACatataagtaaattttttaggGGATATGGGAAATAAATTACCATCCCTGCAAATGGGTTCATCACCATCGCAGGCGATAACAGTTACATTTGTCTCATTGCTTTTACACAAGGTTTGGTGGTGTCTAAAAGCCCTAATTCTAGTGAGGGTAGTCATGGATGAGGTTTCCCTGCGTAAGGCTAGGGGGGCCCAGGAATAGAGGACGTTATAGTGGGAATTCATGGAGAGTGATTACGGTGACGGTGTGATAAGGGTTTTTCAGAGAGTTATGAATAATCAAGGAAGGGGATACAATCGCAAAGCTAAAACACAGTACAAAGAACAGAGATAATGCATAAGAAGCAAGCAAAGGGAGCAAGGGGATACAAGCGTGAAATttgaaggagaaagaaaaagtacCTGGAAAAAGGAAATGGCGGTTGAGAAGGATAGGTAGGAGGCGAAAGAGCTCGAGTGTGAGGAGTAAGAAGATGAAGGGATGGTTGAGTTGTGTAGGTTAAAGGGGGAAAGAAATGACGTTTGATATTCAAAAAGGAGAGTAAAGTGGGATCATTGGATGGGTTACACGTGGCGCGAATGCAGGGAGTAATGATGATTTTACGGGAAGTGGTGAAGAGCAGTTATTGACAAGACAACTTCTGCTCTCCTCGTTCTGAAGACGAGATAGTGCAGAAGTTGGAGAGCTATGTACCGGTCCAGAGAAGGTGGTTCGGTTTTAGACCGAGAGGATATATGGGTTTTTAGCATTTAGCAGATCGGTAGTAGTAGATCGGGTCAGCGGGGCACCGAGGGAGaatattaactaaattaaattcCGTGTTTGGTGGGATTTTTAGGAATTAATAaggttgttattatttttagagatATTTTAGGAGTAGaagataatttcatttttattttgtatttgcagaatttaatattttgtaactgattattctataaataagaAGGTTGCTCCCATGGTCAagggatgatttttttttttacctaagtAAGTCtaaagtattttctttttgttttggtgaAGAATTATCTAGTATTTTTCTGAACCAGAACAGTTATAACAAGTGGTAGTGTGAACCAAAATATGTAACATGACTCCCCACTCGTTTTAGTTGCAGTCCCCACTTTATAACGTAATTGATAATTTAAGgaacattttttttgtagaaaataaaattgttattcgAAATTTCAATTGGTCATAatgaatatgaaattttaattgcTTAACAAAACTTAGAAATTTCATATGGTTATAAAAACTGGTTttgtgaaccagaatatataacaacGCTCCCCAATTGGGGTACTTctactccccactttgtaacgtaattgatagtttaaagaacattttgtTTGGTACgaaaaataaattcttattaaaattgttatttgaattttcaattggtcattaaaaaaaaattgttattggttaacaaaatttttaaatttcagatgGTTATAAATATTGGTTctgtgaaccagaatatataacagcACTCCCCAATTGGGGTAGTTGTAGTCCCCAGTACCTAACGTAATTGATAGTTTAAAGAACATGTTGTTTCCtaggaaaaataatttgttattaaaattgttattcaaaatttcaattggtcataataaaaaaaatgtaatacgTTATCAAAACTTAGAAATTTACGGTGGTTATAAAAACTAGtactgtgaaccagaatatataacaacACTTCCCAATTGGGGtacttttactccccactttgtaatGTAATTGatagtttaaagaacatttaatttccttccaaaaataaaatgttattaaaactgttattctaaatttgaattggtcataataaaaaaaaaaattaattgcttaacaaaattttcaaattttagatgGTTATAAAAACTGGtactgtgaaccagaatatataacagcACTCCCCAATTGGGtacttttactccccactttgtaacgtaattgatagtttaaagaacatttaatttccttccaaaaaaaatgttattaaagcTGTTTTTCGAAATTTGAATTGgtcataataaaagaaaaaaaatttaattgcttaacaaaattttcaaatttaagatgGTTATAAAATCTGGtactgtgaaccagaatatataacagcACTCCCCAATTGGGGTCCTTCTACTCccccactttgtaacgtaatttatactttaaagaagattttatttcctacaaaaaaaaagttattaaaattgttttttgaaatttgaattggtcataataaaagaaaaattaattgcttaacaaaattttcaaatttaagatgGTTATAAAAACTAGtactgtgaaccagaatatataacagcACTCCCCAATTGGGGTCCTTctactccccactttgtaacataatttatactttaaagaagattttatttcctacaaaaaaaaatgttattaaagcTGTGTTTCGAAATTTGAATTGatcataataaaagaaaaaaaaattaattacttaacaaaattttcaaatttaagatgGTTATAAAAACTGGTACTGggaaccagaatatataacagcACTCCCCAATTGGGGTCCTTCTACTCTCCACTTTGTAATGTAATTGATactttaaagaacattttatttcctaccaaaaaaaatgttattaaaactgttattcgAAATTTGAAttgatcataataaaaaaaaaatcaaatttaagatGGTCATAAAAACTGGTACTatgaaccagaatatataacagcACTCCCCAATTGGGGTAGGTGTACTCCCCACTTGATAACGTAATTGATGGTTGTACTACCCCTTTAAAGTTCATCTTTCTGaccaacaaataaaattttattagtttcaaAGTGTTCATTGCTTGAGAACACGAACCTTAGACTAAAACGGTCTTGCAGAACGGCTTCCGGTGGAATGGTTATCGTTGTCGTCGACTCGCTTCCACTGGATTCGATCCCCTTCACTATCGTCGCTGTCGTAGGTGTGTCCTCTCACGATGACCGCCTCCCGCCTCGCTTTTGTAACACCACAACTTCTCTGTCTGGACTTCCTCCGACTATCTCACTCTCTCTTTGCCGTTCCGCCGACTTTCTTACGCTGTCTTCGCCTTTCCAAAGACTTGATCACGCTGTCTCCGCCTTTCCTTCGAGTTTCTCATGCTGTCTCCGACTTTCTCACGCTGTTTCCGCCTCTCCTCTGACTTTCTCTCTCCCTGTCTCACCAACACTCTACAAGTTTTCTATTTTGTCTTACTTTCTCTCTTCATGTCTGATTTCGTTTTGCCAAAAAAAATTTACAGCAAAAACTTCCGTGCACGTGACCATCgattaaatttcatttaaaaaaattttaagaaaaagaaaatgtcacGTCACCAATATAAACATGAGTTCGAAATTTATGTTCGaatatattttcgttttttatatGGAGTGTCATATATGTGAACATTCGAGACACACGTCCCAGGCAAGCAGACACAGTATACTGTATACAACATTGAAGAGTGTCATTTGACGAGGTGGTGCTGCAGTGCAGTAATCATTGACTAGTCACGTGATCACGCcacatttttcacatttttctggTCTGGTTGGTTCCACTGTATTTTTCCCTTCATTCTGATTCTCACTCTCTTTTCCTACTTTCTTTCTTACTTTTTATACACCTACTGATCCAAACAAATCTTCATCAAAGAGAGCCTAAATATTTGATTCTGGTTTCTTTCTTCTCACTTTCGAAACACTGTTCTTATCTCTATGGCGCAACCGGTTCAAGTTCCACCAACCATGGCCTGCCACGTGGTAGCGGTGCCATATCCAGGTCGAGGTCACGTGAATCCCATGATGAACCTCTGCAAGTTGTTCCTCTCCAAACATTCTCAAATCCTCGTAACCTTCGTGGTCACCGAAGAATGGCTAGGCTTCATCGGCTCCGACTCCAAACCCGACAACATCCGATTCGCCACAATCCCCAACGTTATTCCCTCCGAAGAGAGTCGAGCCAATAACTTCGTCACTTTTCTTGAAGCCGTTATGACCAAAATGGAAGATCCTTTTGAAGAGTTCCTCAATCGCCTCCACCCGCCGCCGACAGTAATCATTTACGACACTTACCTCTTCTGGGTGGTTCGCCTCGCCAACGCTAGAAACATTCCCGTGGCGTCGTTTTGGCCCATGTCCGCGTCGTTTTTCGCGGTGCTCAAACACTACCATCTTCTCCAGCGAAACGGTCACTACCCTGTAAACTTATCAGGTCAGTTACGCTCACAAAACCGTGTTGAAAATTACCATAATTGTTCTATAGCTTCACTTACCAATCTTTCAACAAGAATTAAATGTCAATAAATAGAACATCTCCACCCGTgcgatttatttttctttatcgtTTTGGCCTATGAAAGTGGATTTGCCCTTTTCTATTTCcgaaaatctattttaaaaacaGTGATCAACTTGAATTGTTCACCTTTTTAATTCCAAAAGTTTTCACTGAAAATTCACACTCTTTAAATATCTCAATAGGAAAACCAAAATGGatcataaaaatattctttatacTATACTGGGCAAGGGGACTATCACGTCATgctactttttaattttttaatttattataccaattaaattaatcataatttttttttaattcaaacaattatATTATCTATTCTTACTATATTTTACTCTCATTTCATGTATTTACTCCAAACACAAGTTTAATGCTTGGAAGTTGTTAACATAAAGATTTGAGTTTTTTAAGACGAGAATTTTGACATATGGTACATGGAGTTTCTTGAAATttgttaaaagttaatttaCTTATTCGTCCAATCAATTCTACGTATCAATTCTTGGATGTGATATTTGAAGGCCAATTTAATCAAAAGGTAAGATATTTGTGCAGAAGATGGTGAGAAACGTGTGGATTATATTCCGGGGAATTCATCAATTCGTCTGGCAGATTTTCCACTTAGTGATGAAAGTTGGCGTACTCGAAGATTGTTGGAATTGGCTTTGAATGTTATACCGTGGGTGCAGAAAGCGCAATATCTGTTATTCCCCACCATATATGAACTTGAGCCTAAAGCCATTGATGCTTTGAAAGCAGAGTTTTCCATACCCATTCACACTGTTGGCCCTGCCATACCTTGTTTTGGTAATGGCCACATTGATGCCTCTAAACATGGCTACTTTCAATGGCTTGACAACCAACCTTCTGCCTCAGTGTTGTACATTTCTCAAGGGAGTTTTCTTTCGGTTTCTAATGAACAATTTGATGAAATTGCAGCTGGTGTGGGTGATAGTGGTGCTCGGTTCTTGTGGGTACAACCCAGAGAAAATGGTAAGTTGAAAGAGTTGTGTGGGGATAAAGGACTAGTTTTGCCATGGTGTGATCAATTGAAGGTGCTGCAGCATCCTGCAATTGGGGGGTTTTGGTCTCATTGTGGGTGGAATTCTACTAGAGAAGGTGTTTTTTGTGGTGTTCCTTTTTTGGCGTTTCCTATATT from Vigna unguiculata cultivar IT97K-499-35 chromosome 8, ASM411807v1, whole genome shotgun sequence encodes:
- the LOC114193492 gene encoding UDP-glycosyltransferase 87A1-like isoform X2; translated protein: MAQPVQVPPTMACHVVAVPYPGRGHVNPMMNLCKLFLSKHSQILVTFVVTEEWLGFIGSDSKPDNIRFATIPNVIPSEESRANNFVTFLEAVMTKMEDPFEEFLNRLHPPPTVIIYDTYLFWVVRLANARNIPVASFWPMSASFFAVLKHYHLLQRNGHYPVNLSDGEKRVDYIPGNSSIRLADFPLSDESWRTRRLLELALNVIPWVQKAQYLLFPTIYELEPKAIDALKAEFSIPIHTVGPAIPCFGNGHIDASKHGYFQWLDNQPSASVLYISQGSFLSVSNEQFDEIAAGVGDSGARFLWVQPRENGKLKELCGDKGLVLPWCDQLKVLQHPAIGGFWSHCGWNSTREGVFCGVPFLAFPIFMDQPLNAKFIVEELKVGWRVKKEVKEDTLMRKNEISSLIRKFMDLNSDEVMRKRSRELKLLCHTAIEIGGSSETDITAFLSSILHGAKPE
- the LOC114193492 gene encoding UDP-glycosyltransferase 87A1-like isoform X1, whose translation is MAQPVQVPPTMACHVVAVPYPGRGHVNPMMNLCKLFLSKHSQILVTFVVTEEWLGFIGSDSKPDNIRFATIPNVIPSEESRANNFVTFLEAVMTKMEDPFEEFLNRLHPPPTVIIYDTYLFWVVRLANARNIPVASFWPMSASFFAVLKHYHLLQRNGHYPVNLSEDGEKRVDYIPGNSSIRLADFPLSDESWRTRRLLELALNVIPWVQKAQYLLFPTIYELEPKAIDALKAEFSIPIHTVGPAIPCFGNGHIDASKHGYFQWLDNQPSASVLYISQGSFLSVSNEQFDEIAAGVGDSGARFLWVQPRENGKLKELCGDKGLVLPWCDQLKVLQHPAIGGFWSHCGWNSTREGVFCGVPFLAFPIFMDQPLNAKFIVEELKVGWRVKKEVKEDTLMRKNEISSLIRKFMDLNSDEVMRKRSRELKLLCHTAIEIGGSSETDITAFLSSILHGAKPE